From the genome of Halomonas sp. 1513, one region includes:
- a CDS encoding ribonuclease P protein component — protein sequence MRLLNAGEYRHVFDHAAFKIHGKGLLALASPNALGHPRVGLVFSKKNVRRAVDRNRLKRLVRESIRLQQHRLPAVDIVVLSRRGVHELDNDTLHRQLFGMWRRLEKDVRKQSTIAVSQDTPSPSPR from the coding sequence CTGCGACTGCTGAATGCCGGGGAATACCGACACGTCTTCGATCACGCGGCGTTCAAGATTCACGGCAAAGGATTGCTGGCACTGGCAAGCCCCAACGCGCTGGGCCATCCCCGCGTAGGCTTGGTCTTCAGCAAGAAGAATGTGCGCCGGGCCGTGGACCGCAACCGGTTGAAACGACTTGTTCGCGAATCCATCCGCCTCCAGCAGCATCGCCTTCCCGCTGTCGACATCGTGGTACTCTCCCGGCGAGGCGTACACGAGCTGGATAACGACACCCTGCATCGCCAGCTATTCGGCATGTGGCGGCGTCTGGAAAAGGATGTGCGCAAGCAGTCGACGATCGCTGTCAGCCAGGACACTCCTTCGCCGTCTCCGCGGTGA